One genomic region from Eremothecium gossypii ATCC 10895 chromosome I, complete sequence encodes:
- the MEU1 gene encoding S-methyl-5-thioadenosine phosphorylase (Syntenic homolog of Saccharomyces cerevisiae YLR017W (MEU1)) produces MTGSENLETYEGRVELGIIGGTGLYQLGCLEPVATLATVETPWGRTSSPVTVGRVRTEGADAFYVAFIARHGVDHEIPPSRVPNRANVACLKRLGCRAILSFSAVGSLQHQIKPRDFVLPQQIIDRTKGIRESSFFNDIGLVAHVPFGEPFSEAFAKYIHRFRDVLENPDSEEPCELHFDRDTTVVCMEGPQFSTRAESKLYRQFGGDVINMSVLPEAKLARECEIAYQIVCMSTDYDAWRDELEPVTVETVVGNLTANARNANALASKVIAAMAAERPPFLKNADGLHGVVQMSISTKPSAISEEGQRQLDYLFPGDA; encoded by the coding sequence ATGACGGGCAGCGAGAATCTGGAGACATACGAGGGCCGCGTGGAGCTGGGGATTATCGGTGGGACCGGGCTGTACCAGTTGGGGTGTCTGGAGCCGGTTGCGACGCTTGCGACGGTGGAGACGCCGTGGGGACGGACGTCGTCGCCTGTCACAGTGGGGCGGGTGCGCACCGAGGGTGCGGACGCGTTTTACGTTGCGTTTATAGCGCGGCACGGCGTGGACCATGAGATCCCACCGTCGCGGGTGCCTAACCGTGCCAATGTGGCGTGTTTGAAGCGACTCGGATGCCGGGCGATTTTGTCGTTCAGTGCTGTCGGGTCGTTGCAGCACCAGATAAAGCCTCGCGATTTCGTGTTACCGCAGCAGATCATTGACCGCACGAAGGGTATCCGAGAATCTTCATTCTTCAATGACATAGGACTGGTGGCACACGTTCCTTTCGGAGAGCCGTTTTCGGAGGCGTTTGCCAAGTACATCCACCGCTTCCGCGACGTGCTTGAGAATCCGGACTCCGAGGAGCCTTGTGAACTGCACTTCGACCGGGACACCACTGTGGTGTGCATGGAAGGGCCGCAGTTCTCGACGCGGGCTGAGTCGAAGCTGTACCGGCAGTTTGGGGGCGATGTTATCAACATGAGCGTCCTGCCAGAGGCAAAGCTGGCCCGGGAGTGCGAGATCGCGTACCAGATTGTATGTATGTCGACGGACTATGACGCTTGGCGGGACGAGTTGGAGCCCGTGACAGTAGAGACGGTTGTCGGCAATTTAACCGCCAATGCGCGCAATGCAAATGCGCTGGCGTCGAAAGTGATTGCTGCCATGGCGGCAGAGCGGCCACCTTTCCTGAAGAATGCCGACGGTCTGCATGGTGTAGTACAGATGTCCATCTCAACCAAGCCTAGTGCCATTTCCGAGGAGGGTCAACGGCAGCTAGACTACCTATTTCCCGGTGATGCGTAA
- the POM34 gene encoding Pom34p (Syntenic homolog of Saccharomyces cerevisiae YLR018C (POM34)) gives MSGISGSARKVFETPMRPISREQFQSMREKVVKLSPELYRTRILSDPTVNKFPLRAPGVVAANVFERVDSDPIEAAKSQVVHVPVLPPTTQDDDLLPEQEVAMATRMATGMRAETVGSGCDASSAKPLGNYENPALAAFTRRVVNKEQEIKRIIANVWTLLIWNLVYKFLGLFLQSSRTGRFIYQSLSHFFYANVVFKLNPHARLDSGWFRFWTLENISHLIHMLLLINIALSLYMLLVKAQHITVGDLGLNERQKELLGVSASSDTRNSIIEDVTNPRPLLHRVSSKGSMSEHILPSDAAQPQPFLFKSLQTPLRSLKGHPSPTVQSELPYTGGGRESLFPAASSLVSQKLATPAQPANRPGSGYIPSSKYAYMMDSPSARKRL, from the coding sequence ATGAGCGGGATATCTGGATCAGCCAGAAAGGTTTTCGAGACGCCTATGCGGCCTATTTCTAGGGAGCAGTTTCAATCTATGAGGGAGAAAGTTGTGAAGCTGTCCCCCGAACTTTATCGCACAAGAATATTGTCAGATCCTACGGTAAATAAGTTTCCTCTGCGTGCTCCGGGCGTAGTAGCTGCCAATGTGTTCGAAAGGGTAGATAGTGACCCTATCGAGGCAGCCAAATCACAGGTAGTACATGTACCGGTCTTACCTCCAACGACGCAGGACGACGATCTACTGCCAGAGCAAGAAGTAGCGATGGCGACAAGAATGGCGACAGGAATGAGGGCGGAAACAGTAGGCAGCGGCTGCGATGCCAGCAGTGCGAAGCCACTCGGCAATTACGAGAATCCGGCACTAGCGGCCTTTACGCGACGCGTCGTGAACAAAGAACAAGAGATCAAGCGGATAATCGCCAATGTATGGACACTGCTGATATGGAACCTGGTGTACAAGTTCCTGGGGCTTTTCCTCCAGAGTAGCCGCACAGGGCGGTTTATCTATCAGTCTTTGTCGCACTTCTTCTACGCGAATGTCGTCTTCAAACTGAACCCGCACGCGCGCCTCGACTCGGGATGGTTCCGCTTCTGGACCCTTGAGAACATCAGCCACCTAATACACATGTTGCTGCTCATCAATATCGCGCTCTCGTTGTATATGCTGCTGGTGAAGGCACAGCATATCACAGTGGGCGATTTAGGGCTAAATGAGCGCCAAAAAGAACTTCTAGGAGTCAGTGCCAGCAGTGACACACGGAACTCCATAATTGAAGATGTGACGAATCCGCGGCCCTTATTGCACCGTGTCTCCTCCAAGGGCAGCATGTCGGAACATATCCTTCCCTCCGACGCCGCGCAACCTCAGCCTTTCTTATTCAAGTCCCTCCAAACGCCGCTCCGCTCTTTGAAAGGGCACCCCAGCCCAACTGTGCAGTCTGAGCTACCGTATACGGGGGGAGGACGAGAGAGCCTCTTCCCCGCTGCGTCGTCACTAGTCTCACAGAAGCTTGCCACGCCTGCACAGCCCGCCAATCGGCCAGGCTCGGGGTACATTCCCAGCAGCAAGTATGCATACATGATGGATTCCCCAAGTGCAAGAAAAAGATTGTGA